One segment of Deinococcus aerius DNA contains the following:
- the tig gene encoding trigger factor, giving the protein MAELISREGNKVQFRVAVPAAEVNRAYEQVWAGLARDVRVPGFRPGKAPRKVLEGRVGKGYVENEVRDRLLQAHYPQAVRELKLSLVDAQIEPGSLASGQSFDFTVRGETYPEVTLGDWRGAQLTAAAPEITDEVLERTLSDLQERNATFQTVERPIEATDQVTIEELGEEGGSYPVYLDVAEPHVRDALIGKNVGDEVEITVPAHQHGDHEHPAHTVRVRVQGVQTKQLQELNDEFAKSLNFDSLDRLRTELRAELERRARQEGDAARREEFINHLVDGMQADIPQALLDRRREAMLEEIRDDLGRQGVKWGEYEGFMREQGKLDEFMADLAKNAESRVKRDLALEKLAEDLGVRVSDAEFNQTMNALAQANSLTPQQLQSQLGPEGLNSYYISLTREKALQQALTQLGGAGQTQATPAQTQQDGVAQADDGQETAEAAQDGVTTDGEATADGTTTEPSVSAQQAEAGAEASTSQPETQTGEQAGERNAE; this is encoded by the coding sequence ATGGCAGAGCTGATCAGTCGTGAAGGCAACAAGGTGCAATTCCGGGTCGCGGTGCCCGCCGCCGAGGTGAACCGCGCCTACGAACAGGTGTGGGCGGGCCTCGCCCGTGACGTGCGCGTGCCCGGCTTCCGGCCCGGCAAGGCGCCGCGCAAGGTCCTAGAGGGCCGCGTGGGCAAGGGCTACGTGGAGAACGAGGTCCGCGACCGCCTCCTCCAGGCACACTACCCCCAGGCCGTGCGCGAGCTGAAGCTCAGCCTGGTGGACGCGCAGATCGAGCCCGGCAGCCTGGCCAGCGGTCAGAGCTTCGACTTCACCGTGCGGGGGGAGACGTACCCCGAGGTCACGTTGGGCGACTGGCGCGGCGCGCAGCTCACCGCCGCCGCCCCCGAGATCACCGACGAGGTGCTGGAACGGACCCTCTCCGACCTCCAGGAGCGCAACGCGACCTTCCAGACGGTGGAGCGCCCCATCGAGGCGACCGACCAGGTCACCATCGAGGAACTCGGCGAGGAGGGCGGCTCCTACCCGGTGTACCTCGACGTGGCCGAGCCCCACGTCCGCGACGCCCTGATCGGCAAGAACGTGGGCGACGAGGTCGAGATCACCGTGCCCGCCCACCAGCACGGCGATCACGAGCACCCCGCGCACACCGTCCGGGTGCGGGTGCAGGGCGTGCAGACCAAGCAGCTTCAGGAGCTGAACGACGAGTTCGCCAAGAGCCTGAACTTCGACAGCCTCGACCGTCTGCGGACCGAGCTGCGCGCCGAGCTGGAGCGCCGCGCCCGCCAGGAGGGCGACGCCGCCCGCCGCGAGGAGTTCATCAACCACCTCGTGGACGGGATGCAGGCGGACATTCCCCAGGCGCTCCTCGACCGCCGCCGCGAGGCGATGCTGGAGGAGATCCGCGACGACCTGGGCCGCCAGGGCGTGAAGTGGGGCGAGTACGAGGGCTTCATGCGCGAGCAGGGCAAGCTGGACGAGTTCATGGCCGACCTGGCGAAGAACGCTGAGAGCCGCGTGAAGCGCGACCTGGCCCTCGAAAAGCTCGCCGAGGACCTGGGCGTGCGCGTCAGCGACGCCGAGTTCAACCAGACCATGAACGCCCTGGCCCAGGCCAACAGCCTGACCCCCCAGCAGCTCCAGAGCCAGCTCGGGCCGGAGGGGCTGAACTCCTACTACATCAGCCTGACCCGGGAAAAGGCGCTCCAGCAGGCGCTCACGCAGCTTGGCGGCGCGGGGCAGACGCAGGCGACCCCGGCGCAGACCCAGCAGGACGGCGTGGCGCAGGCGGACGACGGGCAGGAAACCGCTGAGGCCGCTCAGGACGGCGTAACCACCGACGGGGAGGCGACCGCGGACGGCACGACGACCGAGCCGAGCGTGAGTGCCCAGCAGGCCGAGGCGGGCGCCGAAGCCTCCACCAGCCAACCCGAGACCCAGACGGGCGAACAGGCCGGGGAGCGGAACGCGGAGTAA
- a CDS encoding beta-ketoacyl-ACP synthase III — MTSSPTLPRPSLGITALGTYAPPRVVTNADFEARMDTSAEWIESRTGIRERRFAAPDEYTSDMGVRAVQDLLDRDPDALRDVDLVICATATPDALFPSTAALIAGQVGLTGAGAFDLSTACSGFVYALSMAQGLILGGTAQRVLVVGAEVLSQLVDQDDRGTAILFGDGAGAAVVGPVPGGYGFQDFVLGADSAGGPSLYARCMADRLPGGFSMGDRVGMNGREVFKFAVRVLGDSGRQVLAKSGLNSGDVDWVIPHQANIRIIEAANERFGVPMSKTVVNLDRYGNTSSASVPLALREAVDDGRVREGQQLLLVAFGGGLSWGSCTMKWWGGAPSLRALAQRAEVTA; from the coding sequence ATGACTTCCTCCCCGACCCTCCCTAGGCCCAGCCTCGGCATCACGGCGCTGGGCACGTATGCCCCGCCGCGCGTGGTCACGAACGCCGACTTCGAGGCGCGGATGGACACCAGCGCCGAGTGGATCGAGAGCCGCACGGGTATCCGCGAGCGCCGCTTCGCCGCGCCGGACGAGTACACCTCGGATATGGGGGTGCGGGCGGTGCAGGACCTCCTCGACCGCGACCCGGACGCGCTGCGGGACGTGGACCTGGTGATCTGCGCGACCGCCACGCCCGACGCCCTGTTTCCCTCCACCGCCGCGCTGATCGCCGGGCAGGTGGGGCTGACGGGGGCGGGGGCCTTCGACCTCTCGACCGCTTGCAGCGGCTTCGTGTACGCGCTGAGCATGGCGCAGGGCCTGATTCTGGGCGGCACCGCCCAGCGGGTGCTTGTCGTCGGCGCGGAGGTCCTCTCGCAGCTTGTCGATCAGGACGACCGCGGCACCGCGATCCTGTTTGGGGACGGCGCGGGCGCGGCGGTCGTCGGCCCGGTGCCGGGGGGCTACGGCTTTCAGGACTTCGTGCTGGGCGCGGACAGCGCGGGTGGCCCCAGCCTCTATGCCCGCTGCATGGCGGATCGCCTCCCCGGCGGCTTCTCCATGGGCGACCGGGTGGGCATGAACGGCCGCGAGGTGTTCAAGTTCGCCGTCCGCGTGCTGGGGGACAGTGGCCGTCAGGTCCTCGCCAAGAGCGGATTGAACAGCGGTGATGTGGACTGGGTCATCCCCCACCAGGCGAACATCCGCATCATCGAGGCGGCCAACGAACGCTTCGGCGTCCCCATGAGCAAGACGGTCGTGAACCTGGACCGCTACGGCAACACGTCGAGCGCCTCTGTGCCCCTCGCGCTGCGTGAGGCGGTGGACGACGGGCGGGTGCGCGAGGGCCAACAGCTTCTCCTCGTCGCCTTCGGCGGCGGCCTGAGCTGGGGCTCGTGCACGATGAAGTGGTGGGGCGGGGCGCCCAGCCTGAGGGCGCTGGCGCAGCGGGCCGAGGTGACGGCGTGA
- the fabD gene encoding ACP S-malonyltransferase: MRVAALFPGQGSHAVGMGADLTAAFPEAEAVYAEAEATLPGLRALVEEGPLEALTLTANQQPALVAASVAAYRAWQAQTGLTPAFAAGHSLGEYSALVAAGALDLADALRLTRRRGELMQEAVPVGVGAMSAVMGDPDVVREVCGAVGGIVQPANFNAPTQTVISGEKAAVDAAAAELKGRGLKVIPLKVSAPFHCALMQPAQDALMPDLQATSFAPFAFPVYANVTAEANSDPGTLPDLLARQITGSVRWVETIRALADAGAEVFIEFGPGTVLTGLVKRILPEARTLNVGTAEQVRAFER, encoded by the coding sequence TTGAGAGTGGCCGCGCTGTTTCCCGGGCAGGGCTCTCACGCCGTGGGGATGGGCGCCGATCTGACCGCCGCTTTCCCCGAAGCCGAGGCCGTTTACGCGGAGGCGGAGGCCACCCTCCCCGGCCTGCGCGCCCTGGTTGAAGAGGGGCCGCTCGAAGCCCTGACCCTCACCGCGAATCAGCAGCCCGCGCTCGTCGCCGCGTCGGTGGCCGCGTACCGGGCGTGGCAGGCCCAGACGGGACTGACGCCTGCCTTCGCCGCCGGGCACTCGCTGGGGGAGTATTCGGCGCTCGTGGCGGCTGGGGCGCTCGATCTCGCAGACGCCCTCCGTCTGACCCGCAGGCGCGGTGAGCTGATGCAGGAGGCCGTGCCCGTGGGTGTCGGGGCCATGAGCGCCGTGATGGGCGACCCCGACGTGGTGCGCGAGGTCTGCGGGGCGGTGGGGGGCATCGTGCAGCCCGCCAACTTCAACGCGCCGACCCAGACGGTGATCTCCGGGGAGAAAGCCGCTGTGGACGCCGCCGCCGCCGAACTCAAGGGGCGTGGCCTCAAAGTTATCCCCCTCAAGGTCAGCGCCCCCTTCCACTGCGCCCTGATGCAGCCCGCGCAAGACGCCCTGATGCCTGACCTCCAGGCCACCTCTTTCGCCCCGTTCGCCTTTCCCGTCTACGCCAACGTGACGGCGGAGGCGAACAGTGATCCCGGGACCCTGCCCGACCTGCTCGCGCGGCAGATCACGGGAAGCGTGCGGTGGGTGGAGACGATCCGGGCGCTGGCCGACGCTGGTGCTGAGGTCTTCATCGAGTTCGGCCCCGGGACGGTGCTGACCGGGCTGGTGAAGCGCATCCTGCCCGAGGCCCGGACGCTGAACGTGGGGACGGCGGAGCAAGTCCGCGCCTTCGAGCGATGA
- a CDS encoding DinB family protein → MRVRAPAFFAALSPGEFTRGTAERWSPAHHLHHLILSNKPVAYALTLPQDRLPLRPGDLPSREYMQVRDLYREALATGVRASGRYLPDPHGTQDALVAEYSGTLELLEHNLLMYWTDAELDAHTLVHPVLGPLSVREMLFFTLYHNEHHLKGVQASLNRTENP, encoded by the coding sequence ATGAGGGTAAGGGCCCCGGCGTTCTTCGCGGCGCTTTCCCCGGGGGAGTTCACGCGCGGAACGGCCGAACGCTGGTCCCCGGCCCACCATCTGCACCACCTCATCCTGTCCAACAAACCGGTCGCCTATGCCCTGACCCTGCCGCAGGACCGCCTGCCCCTTCGCCCGGGCGACCTCCCCTCCCGGGAGTATATGCAGGTGCGCGACCTGTACAGAGAGGCGCTCGCCACGGGGGTGCGAGCCTCCGGGCGCTATCTGCCTGACCCCCACGGGACCCAGGACGCCCTGGTCGCCGAGTACAGTGGGACGCTGGAACTGCTGGAGCATAACCTCCTCATGTACTGGACGGACGCCGAACTCGACGCCCATACCCTCGTTCATCCCGTTCTGGGTCCGCTCAGTGTGCGGGAGATGCTGTTCTTCACGCTCTACCACAACGAACACCACCTCAAGGGCGTGCAAGCCAGTCTCAACCGAACGGAGAATCCATGA
- the fabG gene encoding 3-oxoacyl-[acyl-carrier-protein] reductase, with protein sequence MTETLKIALVTGSSRGLGRAMALALAGAGFGVAVHYGRNQAEAEKVADEVRILGVPVQVFGADLSDPANAGTLVEDVIKGLGRLDVLVNNAGITRDNLAVRMRDDDWNAVLDTNLTSAFTACRAAIKHMMRARSGRIINIASVVGLMGNPGQANYVASKAGLIGLTKALAKEYGGRGITVNAVAPGFIESDMTGQLSGDVQKAYLGSIPLARFGRAEDVAALVAFLASDAAGYITGQVIGVDGGLYPH encoded by the coding sequence ATGACTGAAACACTCAAAATCGCCCTCGTGACCGGCTCCAGCCGGGGTCTTGGCCGGGCGATGGCGCTTGCCCTGGCCGGGGCGGGCTTCGGCGTGGCCGTGCATTACGGCCGGAATCAAGCCGAGGCCGAGAAAGTCGCGGACGAGGTTCGTATCCTCGGCGTTCCCGTTCAGGTCTTCGGCGCCGACCTCTCCGACCCCGCCAACGCCGGAACGCTCGTGGAGGATGTGATTAAAGGTCTGGGCCGCCTCGACGTGCTGGTGAACAATGCTGGGATCACCCGCGACAACCTCGCCGTCCGAATGAGGGACGACGACTGGAACGCCGTGCTGGACACCAACCTCACGAGTGCTTTCACCGCCTGCCGCGCGGCGATCAAGCACATGATGCGCGCCCGCTCGGGCCGGATCATCAACATCGCCTCGGTGGTTGGGCTGATGGGCAACCCCGGGCAGGCCAACTACGTCGCCAGCAAGGCGGGCCTGATCGGGCTGACCAAGGCGCTCGCCAAGGAGTACGGCGGGCGCGGGATCACCGTGAACGCGGTCGCCCCCGGCTTCATCGAGTCGGACATGACCGGCCAGCTTTCCGGGGACGTGCAGAAGGCGTACCTGGGGAGCATCCCCCTCGCCCGCTTCGGCAGGGCAGAGGATGTCGCCGCCCTGGTCGCCTTCCTCGCCTCAGACGCCGCCGGATACATCACCGGGCAGGTGATCGGGGTGGACGGCGGGCTGTACCCGCATTAA
- the acpP gene encoding acyl carrier protein → MASFEDVKEVIVEKLGVDADKVTPEARFVEDLGADSLETVELIMGLEDRFGISISDEDAEKIRTVQAAVDYIGSKQ, encoded by the coding sequence ATGGCGAGTTTTGAGGATGTAAAGGAAGTGATCGTCGAGAAGCTCGGCGTGGACGCGGACAAGGTGACCCCGGAGGCCCGGTTCGTCGAGGACCTGGGCGCGGACAGCCTGGAAACCGTCGAGCTGATCATGGGGCTGGAGGACCGCTTCGGCATCTCCATCAGCGACGAGGACGCCGAAAAAATCCGTACGGTGCAGGCTGCCGTCGATTACATCGGCTCCAAGCAGTAG
- the fabF gene encoding beta-ketoacyl-ACP synthase II, which yields MTLTGLKRVAITGLGPVTPIGTGAQAFAEAQRAGKSGIGLIDRFDTAEVASKIAGQVDDDLGEYVDAREARKLDRYVQLALAAAELAVRDSGLTEEDLRSERTGAVIGSGIGGVKTFEDQAGVLHSRGPGRISPMFIPMMIANMATGHVAMRYGATGPSSTVVTACATGTGAIGDAARYIQLGLADVMLAGGTEAAVTPIAIGGFSNMKALSTRNDAPQEASRPFSASRDGFVLGEGAGVVVLEEYEKAKARGATIYAEIVGYGTSADAHHITLPAPEGRGAQVAMRMALATAGVNPEQVGYINAHGTSTHFNDLHETQGIKHVFGPHAHKLAVSSTKSMTGHLLGAAGAVEAIAVAQALRDGILPPTINLTDPDPVLDLDYIPEGAREEQVEYALSNSFAFGGQNAALLFKRV from the coding sequence ATGACCTTAACGGGACTCAAACGTGTGGCGATCACCGGCCTCGGCCCAGTCACGCCCATCGGAACGGGCGCGCAGGCCTTTGCGGAGGCGCAGCGGGCGGGCAAGAGCGGCATCGGCCTGATTGACCGCTTCGACACCGCCGAGGTGGCGAGCAAGATCGCGGGCCAGGTGGACGACGACCTCGGCGAGTACGTGGACGCCCGCGAGGCGCGCAAACTCGACCGCTACGTGCAACTCGCCCTCGCGGCGGCGGAACTCGCCGTGCGCGACAGCGGCCTGACGGAGGAGGACCTGCGCAGCGAGCGCACCGGGGCCGTGATCGGCAGCGGGATCGGCGGGGTGAAGACCTTCGAGGACCAGGCGGGCGTCCTGCACTCGCGCGGGCCGGGCCGCATCAGCCCCATGTTCATCCCCATGATGATCGCCAACATGGCGACCGGGCACGTCGCCATGCGGTACGGGGCCACTGGGCCGAGCAGCACCGTCGTGACCGCCTGCGCGACGGGCACCGGGGCCATCGGCGACGCGGCCCGCTACATCCAGCTCGGCCTGGCCGACGTGATGCTCGCGGGCGGCACCGAGGCGGCGGTCACGCCCATCGCCATCGGGGGCTTTTCCAACATGAAGGCGCTCTCCACCCGCAACGACGCGCCGCAGGAGGCGAGCCGCCCCTTCTCGGCCAGCCGTGACGGCTTCGTGCTCGGGGAGGGCGCGGGCGTGGTGGTGCTGGAGGAGTACGAGAAGGCGAAGGCGCGCGGCGCCACCATCTACGCCGAGATCGTGGGCTACGGCACCTCGGCCGACGCGCACCACATCACCCTCCCGGCCCCCGAGGGACGCGGCGCGCAGGTCGCCATGCGGATGGCCCTCGCCACGGCGGGCGTGAACCCCGAGCAGGTGGGCTACATCAACGCCCACGGCACGAGCACCCACTTCAACGACCTGCACGAGACGCAGGGCATCAAGCACGTGTTCGGCCCGCACGCCCACAAGCTCGCCGTCAGCTCCACCAAGTCCATGACCGGGCACCTCCTCGGCGCGGCGGGGGCGGTGGAGGCCATCGCGGTCGCCCAGGCGCTGAGGGACGGCATCCTGCCCCCCACCATCAACCTGACCGACCCCGACCCCGTGCTCGACCTCGACTACATCCCGGAGGGCGCGCGGGAGGAGCAGGTCGAGTACGCGCTGAGCAATTCCTTCGCCTTCGGCGGGCAGAACGCGGCGCTGCTGTTCAAACGGGTCTAG
- the ppk1 gene encoding polyphosphate kinase 1 has translation MICEVFTVRAPTSPPPAPDVLTPSAKRGRRKKTPRVAPPSEGGQTFSTVANPDSPFLNRELSWLAFNARVLAEARDERNPPLERLKYAAICGSNLDEFFMVRVAGVHRQIAAGVNTPGPDGLLPRETLGLVRERTHTMLRQIEKAARRTLRDLTAEGVRLVRVADLGKRARAALREHYLAEIQPVLTPLVVDPSHPFPYLSNLSLNLAVLLGSGEGEEPEFARVKVPVGVLPRVVPVGDALLLLEDVIAAHLGDLFKGRTVLAAHVFRVTRNTDYEFEEEEAEDLLATIEDGLRRRRFGSAVRLEVMGETPPAIVTFLRERLGLAPEDVFTLEGPLGTADLMSLPVDRPDLSFPPYAPAVPDLDGDDEDGVFDTLRHGDVLLHHPYDGFTNVLNFLEEAARDPQVLAIKQTLYRTGDDPRLLGALRTAAENGKQVVALIELKARFDEQRNISWARKLERAGAHVVYGMAGLKTHAKVTLVVRREEGGLRRYVHIGTGNYNPKTARLYTDLSLLSADPDLGADVSELFNHLTGYAEAGYTRLLVAPDTARSGFEELLDREAEYARAGQDGWVRVKVNQLTDPGMIEALYRAAGAGVRVELLIRGVCCLRPGVPGLSETVRVRSLLGRYLEHARIYAFGGGGSPEVYLGSADWMSRNLDRRVEVIAPVLDDRHRDELLGLLDTEWADERGSWELNADGIYEKLLGDFSAQQAFAEARHPA, from the coding sequence ATGATCTGCGAGGTTTTCACCGTGCGTGCCCCCACATCCCCTCCGCCCGCTCCCGACGTGCTGACCCCTTCCGCCAAGAGGGGGCGGCGCAAGAAAACGCCCCGGGTCGCCCCGCCGTCCGAGGGCGGGCAGACCTTCAGCACCGTGGCGAACCCGGACAGCCCCTTTCTCAACCGCGAGCTGTCCTGGCTGGCCTTTAACGCCCGCGTGCTCGCCGAGGCGCGGGACGAGCGCAATCCCCCCCTGGAGCGGCTGAAGTACGCGGCGATCTGCGGCAGCAACCTCGACGAGTTCTTCATGGTGCGCGTGGCGGGCGTCCACCGCCAGATTGCGGCGGGCGTGAACACCCCGGGTCCCGACGGCCTGCTCCCGCGCGAGACCCTGGGCCTCGTGCGCGAGCGGACCCACACCATGCTGCGCCAGATTGAGAAAGCGGCCCGGCGGACCCTGAGGGACCTGACGGCGGAGGGCGTGCGCCTCGTGCGGGTCGCCGACCTGGGCAAGCGGGCGCGGGCGGCGCTGCGCGAGCACTACCTCGCGGAGATTCAGCCGGTCCTGACGCCGCTCGTGGTGGACCCCAGCCACCCCTTTCCCTATCTGAGCAACCTCAGCCTGAACCTCGCCGTGCTGCTGGGCAGCGGCGAGGGCGAGGAGCCGGAGTTCGCGCGGGTCAAGGTCCCGGTCGGCGTGCTGCCGCGCGTGGTGCCGGTCGGGGACGCGCTGCTGCTGCTGGAGGACGTGATCGCCGCGCACCTCGGCGACCTCTTCAAGGGCCGCACCGTTCTTGCCGCCCACGTCTTCCGGGTGACGCGCAACACCGACTACGAGTTCGAGGAGGAGGAGGCCGAGGACCTGCTCGCCACCATCGAGGACGGGCTGCGGCGGCGGCGCTTCGGCTCGGCGGTGCGGCTCGAGGTGATGGGGGAGACGCCGCCCGCCATCGTCACCTTCCTGCGCGAGCGGCTGGGGCTGGCCCCCGAGGACGTGTTCACCCTGGAGGGGCCGCTGGGCACCGCCGACCTGATGAGCCTCCCGGTGGACCGCCCCGACCTGAGTTTCCCCCCCTACGCGCCCGCCGTGCCCGACCTCGACGGCGACGACGAGGACGGCGTCTTCGACACCCTGCGCCACGGTGACGTGCTGCTGCACCACCCCTACGACGGCTTCACGAACGTGCTGAACTTCCTGGAGGAGGCCGCCCGCGACCCGCAGGTGCTGGCGATCAAGCAGACGCTCTACCGCACCGGGGACGATCCCCGGCTGCTCGGGGCCCTGCGCACCGCCGCCGAGAACGGCAAGCAGGTCGTGGCCCTGATCGAACTCAAGGCCCGTTTCGACGAGCAGCGCAACATCTCGTGGGCGAGGAAATTGGAGCGGGCCGGGGCACACGTCGTGTACGGCATGGCCGGGCTCAAGACCCACGCCAAGGTCACGCTCGTCGTCCGGCGGGAGGAGGGGGGGCTGCGCCGCTACGTCCACATCGGCACGGGGAACTACAACCCCAAGACGGCGCGGCTGTACACCGACCTCAGCCTGCTCTCCGCCGACCCCGACCTGGGGGCCGACGTGTCGGAGCTGTTCAACCACCTCACCGGGTACGCCGAGGCGGGCTACACCCGGCTCCTCGTCGCGCCCGACACCGCGCGCAGCGGCTTCGAGGAGCTGCTCGACCGCGAGGCGGAGTATGCCCGCGCGGGGCAGGACGGCTGGGTGCGGGTCAAGGTCAACCAGCTCACCGACCCCGGCATGATCGAGGCACTGTACCGGGCGGCGGGGGCGGGGGTGCGGGTGGAACTCCTCATCCGGGGGGTGTGTTGCCTGCGGCCCGGGGTGCCCGGCCTCTCGGAGACGGTGCGGGTGCGCAGCCTGCTGGGGCGCTACCTCGAACACGCGCGCATCTACGCCTTTGGGGGCGGGGGCAGCCCGGAGGTGTACCTCGGCAGCGCGGACTGGATGAGCCGCAACCTCGACCGCCGGGTGGAGGTGATCGCGCCGGTGCTCGATGACCGCCACCGCGACGAACTCCTGGGCCTGCTGGACACGGAGTGGGCCGATGAGCGCGGCTCGTGGGAGCTGAACGCGGACGGCATCTACGAGAAGTTGCTCGGCGACTTCAGCGCCCAGCAGGCCTTCGCCGAGGCCCGCCATCCCGCCTGA